A window of Nitrospirota bacterium genomic DNA:
ATAGGCTGAAAGAAAACAATACAGGAGGTTCACATGTTTTACGAAGATGACAATACAGGCCCGGCCATTTTGGTATCATTTCTTGTCGGCGGCATTGTTGGTGCAGGTCTTGCTCTGCTTTTCGCGCCGCAGGCCGGCAGAAAAACAAGGAAGCAGATCGCAGAGCTTGCAGATGACGTCAAGGACTATGCAGCGGACTACACAAAGAAACTGAAAGACAAGATCGCCTAACGCAAGGGTTTAAAAAAGAGCACGGCAAGGGGCGGAACCACGATCTCCATAGAGCAGGGCTGGCCATGCCACGGGATGGCAGCAGACTGCAGACCGCCCTGATTGCCGAGGTTGCTGCCCCAGTATTCACGGGAATCACTGTTTAAAATCTCACGGTAATATACTGCTTCAGGCACGCCAACCCGGTATGCATCCTTCGGCACCGGGGTAAAGTTGCAGACAACCACAATATGGTCACCAGGCGACTTTGCACGCCTGATAAAAGAGACAATGCAGTTGTCCGTATCGCGGAAATCGATCCACTCAAAGCCCTGCCAGTCATAATCCATATCAAAAAGTGCCGGCTCAGATCTATAAAGGCGGTTCAGGTCCTGCATATATCTCTGCAGCCTGCTGTGCTGCCGGTATTGCGTGAGATGCCAGTCAAGGCTCTGATCAAAGTTCCACTCAACCCACTGGCCGAACTCTCCTCCCATGAAAAGAAGTTTTTTGCCCGGATGGCCGAACATGAACCCGTAAAAAAGTCTGAGGTTGGCAAACTTCTGCCATGTATCTCCCGGCATTTTGTTGAGCATGGAGCGTTTTCCATGCACCACTTCGTCATGAGAGAGGACAAGCACGAAGTTTTCGGAAAACGCATAGAGCAGTCCAAAGGTAAGATTATTCTGATGATATTTCCTGTATAGAGGGTCCTTTGTCACATAATCGAGCATATCGTTCATCCAGCCCATGTTCCACTTCATATCAAAACCGAGGCCGCCAAGATACACAGGCTTGGTCACACTGGGCCAGGCTGTGGACTCCTCTGCTATGGTCAGGATGCCGGGGAAGTACCCATGTGTTACTTCATTGAACTGTTTGATGAAATCGATTGCCTCAAGGTTCTCTCTGCCGCCGTATTTGTTCGGTATCCATTCGCCCTCCTCCCTGGAATAGTCGAGATAGAGCATGGAAGCGACTGCGTCAACACGGAGGCCGTCGATATGATATTTCTCGATCCAAAAGAGTGCGTTTGAGATCAGGAAATTGCGGACCTCGTTTCTGCCATAGTTGAAAATGAGTGTGCCCCAATCCCGATGCTCGCCTTTTTTGGGGTCCTCGTGTTCATAGAGACAGGTGCCGTCAAAGAACCCCAGGCCGTGACCGTCCTTGGGGAAATGCGCAGGCGCCCAGTCAAGGATCACGCCGATGCCGCTTCGGTGGCATTCATCGATAAAATGCATAAACTCCTCAGGCGTGCCATGCCTGCTTGTCGGGGCAAAGTATCCTACGGTCTGGTATCCCCACGACGCGTCAAGCGGATGCTCGCAGACAGGAAGCAGTTCTATATGGGTATATCCCATCTCTTTCACATACGGTATCAGGGTGTCGGCAAGTTCGCTGTAGGTAAGAAACCTGCTATTTTCATCAGGCACCCTCATCCATGAGCCGAGGTGAACTTCATAGATCGAAACAGGAGACTGCAGCCAATTCTTTTGAGGACGTTCTTCGATCCAGGCGCTGTCATTCCAGGTATAGGTATTGATGTCACGGACAACCGAGGCGCTTTTCGGCCGCTGTTCGAAAAAGAATGCATAGGGATCAGACTTTTCGGCCTCGAAGTTGTTATAGCGCGACTTGATTAAGAACTTATAGACCTCCCCGCTGCCGATACCGGGGATAAACAGCTCCCATATGCCTGACTGGCCGAGAAGACGCATCGGATGCCGCCTTCCGTCCCAATTGTTGATATTCCCGATAACACTCACGTTCGAAGCATTAGGGGCCCAAACAGCGAAGTGCACTCCGCTGACGCCACATATCTCGGTTACGTGGGCTCCGAGCTTCTCATACTTCTTATAGTGAGTTCCTTCACCAATCAGATGCAGATCAAAGTCAGTAAGTACCGGTGCAAAAGAAAACGGGTCCCTGAACTCTTCTTCCGTATCATCGTATTTTTTAATTTTGATGCGATAGGGGAAAGGGATGAGCGCAGATGTCTTTGCGACAAAAAAGTCGAACCGATAGGTATTTCCCATCGGATAAAGCGACCCGCTCTTCTCATCAATAACCCATGCAGCCTTAGCCTCAGGAAGAAATGCCCTGACCTCAACATGCTTGCTGCCGTCTTCGCTCACAACATGCATGCCGAGCACTGAAAAAGGGTCTGCGTGGTTGCCGTTTACGATCTTTCTGATATTTTCCTGAATTCCCATTGAGCTACGCTAATGCCTCCATCTGCGTTTATTGTATATCATATGCACTGTTTCGTCGATATCTGTTTAACCAGCAACAAAAAAAGCCCTGCAGGTCATGCAGGGCTTTGAAAAAGACAGATTCAAAAACAATCAGGGCTTCTTTATCCCTTCCCGCGCAATGGCGATCTTGCCAGTACGGACAAACTCCTTGATGCCCATGGGTCTGAGGAGCTCCACAAAGGCCTCGATCTTCTTCTCTTCACCGGTAACCTCAATCGTATAGGTCTTGGGGCTCGAATCGACAATCCTGCCCCGGAAGATATCAGCGATCCTGAGAACCTCTGCCTTGTCCTCCTGGCGCGGTGAGACCTTGATCATGACCATCTCCCTCTCCACGTGGTCAAGTTCGGTCATGTCCACAACCTTGATCACATCGATCAGTTTGTTCAGCTGCTTGTTGATCTGCTCGACGATCCAGTCGTCGCCGCTTGTAACGATCGTCATGACCGAAACATTAGGGTCAATGGTTTCGCCCACCGAGAGGCTCTCGATATTATAGCCCCTTCCGCTAAACAGCCCTGATATCCTCGAAAGGACACCGAATTTATTTTCGACAAGAATAGATATGGTATGTCTCATGGCTTTCCTCTTATCCTCTCGTTATTTCACTGCCTTGAGTTTCTTCTCAGGCTTCTTCACGTCTTCTTCCCGGAACAGCATCTGGTCGATGGCAGCCCCTGCAGGCACCATCGGATAGACCTTCTCGGTCCAGTCGATCACAAAATCCATAAATACCGGCCGCTTGATCGCAAAGGCCTCCTTCAGCACCGGCACGACCTCTGATTTCTTTGTCGCCCTGAGCCCGACCGCGCTGTACGCCTCTGCTATCTTCACAAAATCCGGCACCGTATCATGCAGCTTGGTGTGCGAGTACCTCTCCTGAAAGAAGAGCTCCTGCCACTGACGCACCATGCCGAGGAAGCGGTTATTCAGAATCGCCACCTTTACCGGCAGCTTGTTGATGACCGCAGTCGCCAGTTCCTGGATGTTCATCTGAATGCTGCCGTCACCGGCAATATCAATGACCAGTTTGTTCGGAAACGCAAGCTGCGCACCAATGGCCGCAGGCAGGCCGTAACCCATGGTGCCGAGGCCTCCTGAGGAGAGCCATGTCCTCGGCTTGTCATACTTATAGAACTGTGCTGCCCACATCTGGTTCTGGCCGACCTCGGTCGCGATGATCGCATCGCCCTTGGTCAGCTCGTTGATCTTCTCAATGACATACTGCGGTTTGATCACATCCGCATCCCTGTCATAGTCCATGGGATGCTCTTTTTTCCAGACATCGATCTGCTTTGTCCATGCCTTTCTCACCTCAGCCCAGGGATCTTTCACCTCTTCATGGATCACCTTGTTCATGACCGTGAGCACACGCTTCACATCACCGACGATCGGCAGATCAACACGCACGTTCTTCCTGATCGAGGTGGGGTCGATATCAATATGAATGATCTTTGCATTCGGTGCGAAAGCGTCTATCTTGCCGGTGACCCGGTCATCAAAACGCATACCGATCGCGATCAGAAGGTCCGAGTCCTGCACTGCCTTATTGGCAAAATAGGTGCCGTGCATGCCTAACATGCCCAAAGACAGCTTATGCGA
This region includes:
- a CDS encoding YtxH domain-containing protein: MFYEDDNTGPAILVSFLVGGIVGAGLALLFAPQAGRKTRKQIAELADDVKDYAADYTKKLKDKIA
- the ilvB gene encoding biosynthetic-type acetolactate synthase large subunit; this encodes MKMTGSEILLESLKKEGVKHLFGYPGGVVLNIFDLLHDEKELQLILTRHEQGAVHSADGYARATGKVGVALVTSGPGATNTVTGIATAAMDSIPMVVITGQVPTMLIGNDAFQEADIVGITRPCTKYNFLVKNVSDLALTIKEAFHIASTGRPGPVLIDLPKDVTTSKAEFHWPDQVKIRSYNPTYEGNKYMITQAAHMIAKAKKPLIIAGGGVISSDASKELREFAETTGVPVTMTMMGLGGFPGSHKLSLGMLGMHGTYFANKAVQDSDLLIAIGMRFDDRVTGKIDAFAPNAKIIHIDIDPTSIRKNVRVDLPIVGDVKRVLTVMNKVIHEEVKDPWAEVRKAWTKQIDVWKKEHPMDYDRDADVIKPQYVIEKINELTKGDAIIATEVGQNQMWAAQFYKYDKPRTWLSSGGLGTMGYGLPAAIGAQLAFPNKLVIDIAGDGSIQMNIQELATAVINKLPVKVAILNNRFLGMVRQWQELFFQERYSHTKLHDTVPDFVKIAEAYSAVGLRATKKSEVVPVLKEAFAIKRPVFMDFVIDWTEKVYPMVPAGAAIDQMLFREEDVKKPEKKLKAVK
- the ilvN gene encoding acetolactate synthase small subunit, which encodes MRHTISILVENKFGVLSRISGLFSGRGYNIESLSVGETIDPNVSVMTIVTSGDDWIVEQINKQLNKLIDVIKVVDMTELDHVEREMVMIKVSPRQEDKAEVLRIADIFRGRIVDSSPKTYTIEVTGEEKKIEAFVELLRPMGIKEFVRTGKIAIAREGIKKP
- the glgB gene encoding 1,4-alpha-glucan branching protein GlgB → MGIQENIRKIVNGNHADPFSVLGMHVVSEDGSKHVEVRAFLPEAKAAWVIDEKSGSLYPMGNTYRFDFFVAKTSALIPFPYRIKIKKYDDTEEEFRDPFSFAPVLTDFDLHLIGEGTHYKKYEKLGAHVTEICGVSGVHFAVWAPNASNVSVIGNINNWDGRRHPMRLLGQSGIWELFIPGIGSGEVYKFLIKSRYNNFEAEKSDPYAFFFEQRPKSASVVRDINTYTWNDSAWIEERPQKNWLQSPVSIYEVHLGSWMRVPDENSRFLTYSELADTLIPYVKEMGYTHIELLPVCEHPLDASWGYQTVGYFAPTSRHGTPEEFMHFIDECHRSGIGVILDWAPAHFPKDGHGLGFFDGTCLYEHEDPKKGEHRDWGTLIFNYGRNEVRNFLISNALFWIEKYHIDGLRVDAVASMLYLDYSREEGEWIPNKYGGRENLEAIDFIKQFNEVTHGYFPGILTIAEESTAWPSVTKPVYLGGLGFDMKWNMGWMNDMLDYVTKDPLYRKYHQNNLTFGLLYAFSENFVLVLSHDEVVHGKRSMLNKMPGDTWQKFANLRLFYGFMFGHPGKKLLFMGGEFGQWVEWNFDQSLDWHLTQYRQHSRLQRYMQDLNRLYRSEPALFDMDYDWQGFEWIDFRDTDNCIVSFIRRAKSPGDHIVVVCNFTPVPKDAYRVGVPEAVYYREILNSDSREYWGSNLGNQGGLQSAAIPWHGQPCSMEIVVPPLAVLFFKPLR